From a region of the Arachis ipaensis cultivar K30076 chromosome B09, Araip1.1, whole genome shotgun sequence genome:
- the LOC107616894 gene encoding xyloglucan endotransglucosylase/hydrolase protein 2-like, producing MSSLIFVFLIILYFIDGVLARRSREVSFDQNYKVIWGDNHVVSLNQGTEIQLLMDNSSGSGFGSKKNYGSGFFHLRIKVPGGDSAGVVTAYYMTSQGSRHDELDFEFLGNKKGKPYILQTNVFSEGEGNREQRLRLWFDPTQDFHHYRILWNQHQIVFFVDNIPIRVFKNMSNIGVRYPTKPMQTQASLWDGDSWATDGGRTKINWNSAPFKAYFQGFDVKGCEVLQDSSDIQHCASHKYQWNTPSFWQLDPVRQRQYENVKTRYMIYDYCTDRKRNPTPPLECQN from the exons ATGAGTTCTTTAATATTTGTTTTTCTTATTATTCTCTACTTTATTGATGGTGTCCTTGCTAGAAGAAGTAGGGAAGTAAGCTTTGATCAAAATTACAAGGTGATATGGGGTGATAATCATGTTGTGTCCTTAAACCAAGGGACAGAAATTCAGCTCTTAATGGATAACTCTTCAG GATCTGGCTTTGGATCCAAGAAGAACTATGGCTCTGGATTCTTTCATCTAAGGATCAAAGTACCAGGAGGCGATTCTGCAGGAGTTGTCACAGCCTATTAT ATGACTTCGCAAGGAAGCAGGCATGACGAGTTAGACTTTGAATTCTTGGGTAATAAAAAGGGGAAGCCGTACATATTACAAACCAATGTATTTTCAGAAGGCGAAGGGAACAGAGAGCAAAGGTTACGCCTTTGGTTTGACCCCACACAAGATTTCCACCATTACAGAATTCTTTGGAACCAACATCAAATTGT ATTTTTTGTGGACAATATCCCCATTAGGGTATTCAAGAACATGAGCAATATTGGAGTTAGGTACCCAACAAAGCCAATGCAAACACAAGCATCTTTGTGGGATGGAGATAGCTGGGCAACAGATGGAGGCAGAACCAAAATAAATTGGAACAGTGCACCTTTCAAAGCATATTTCCAAGGCTTTGATGTTAAAGGCTGCGAAGTTCTTCAAGATTCGTCAGATATTCAACATTGTGCTTCTCATAAGTACCAATGGAATACGCCAAGCTTTTGGCAGCTAGACCCTGTAAGACAAAGACAATATGAAAATGTGAAGACGAGATACATGATCTATGACTATTGTACTGATAGGAAGAGGAATCCCACACCTCCTTTGGAGTGTCAAAATTGA